The following coding sequences are from one Triticum aestivum cultivar Chinese Spring chromosome 5A, IWGSC CS RefSeq v2.1, whole genome shotgun sequence window:
- the LOC123101422 gene encoding uncharacterized protein translates to MLVKLPKEGGIQCQSFQRTYGIIYFPCCHCGMLLDLVVWLQIAVTPGIEEVVLSVPMHRRKYRCGPHNGYEWVPYNFPCSVFSNGSGNSIRHLHLASCAFHPVAGLARLTRLHLFRVDITGDELGCLLSNYFSMEELNLTKCGNAIHLKIPCLLHRLNCLVVLQCGALKKIENEAPNLWIVRIDSQPEKVPVGDVLQVKDLQMLDFYESNVIHYARAKLPSIMPNHETLSLGSTGEVLNTPILPVKFLYLKNLWISLCD, encoded by the exons ATGCTCGTCAAGCTGCCAAAAGAAGGAGGTATTCAGTGCCAGAGCTTCCAAAG GACATATGGGATCATATACTTTCCTTGCTGCCACTGCGGGATGCTGCTCGACCTGGTTGT GTGGCTTCAGATTGCCGTTACTCCGGGTATTGAAGAAGTCGTACTTTCAGTGCCAATG CACCGGAGAAAGTACAGATGCGGGCCTCACAACGGGTACGAATGGGTGCCTTACAACTTCCCCTGCTCAGTTTTTTCCAACGGGAGTGGAAACTCGATTCGGCATCTTCACCTCGCCAGTTGTGCCTTCCACCCTGTTGCCGGACTTGCTCGCTTGACAAGGCTGCATCTGTTTAGGGTGGACATTACAGGAGATGAGTTAGGGTGCCTACTTTCTAATTATTTTTCTATGGAGGAGCTGAATCTCACTAAATGCGGTAACGCCATTCACCTGAAGATACCTTGCCTGCTACACAGGCTCAACTGCCTGGTGGTGCTGCAGTGCGGAGCTCTAAAAAAGATAGAAAATGAAGCTCCAAATCTTTGGATTGTTCGCATCGATAGCCAACCAGAGAAAGTTCCAGTTGGAGATGTATTGCAAGTGAAGGACCTCCAAATGCTGGATTTTTACGAATCTAACGTCATTCATTATGCTCGTGCCAAGCTTCCGTCCATTATGCCAAATCATGAAACCCTCAGCCTAGGATCGACCGGGGAG GTGCTCAATACGCCAATCTTACCTGTCAAATTCCTCTACCTCAAGAACTTGTGGATTTCTCTTTGTGATTGA
- the LOC123104161 gene encoding OVARIAN TUMOR DOMAIN-containing deubiquitinating enzyme 4, with product MLLRYTPAMCLQRCTYTMYSQPSQLQGGLSQSMALWNHSRSHAVSYHTKMGLVSLSPKSTKSSRLQNGTCFACLEQQSKRGLSPRDRILHAKLDMTSHHKFSSISYKPRTTTSLAQKIGGTGAGLSLSFAVSGIANAGGLVDNDIDSKSSSSCAHGKKVYTEYSVTGIPGDGRCLFRSVAHGECIRSGKPIPNENLQRKLADDLRTLVADEFIRRRTETERFIEGDFDTYVSQIRKPHVWGGEPELLMASHVLQMPITVYMREEAAGGLIAIAEYGQEYGKEDPIRVLYHGCGHYEALHIPGNAEPRSRL from the exons ATGCTGCTGCGTTACACGCCTGCTATGTGTTTGCAACGCTGCACCTATACCATGTATTCTCAGCCTAGCCAGTTACAAGGAGGATTGTCACAGAGCATGGCCTTATGGAATCACTCTCGCTCACATGCAGTCAGTTATCACACAAAAATGGGTCTAGTTAGTCTTTCTCCTAAGAGCACAAAATCATCTCGTCTGCAAAATGGGACATGCTTTGCCTGCTTGGAGCAACAGTCTAAACGCGGATTATCACCAAGAGATCGTATCCTACATGCTAAGCTTGATATGACCTCACATCACAAGTTTTCTAGTATTAGCTACAAACCGAGAACGACGACAAGTTTAGCACAAAAAATAGGAGGTACAGGCGCTGGACTTTCCTTGAGTTTCGCAGTTTCTGGGATAGCAAATGCTGGCGGTCTGGTGGATAATGACATTGATTCCAAATCATCCTCTAGTTGTGCTCATGGGAAGAAAGTTTACACCGAGTATTCTGTCACCG GCATTCCTGGGGATGGTAGATGCTTGTTCCGTTCTGTGGCTCATGGTGAGTGCATTAGGTCAGGGAAACCCATACCTAATGAGAATCTTCAAAGAAAGCTCGCTGATGATTTAAGAACACTG GTTGCTGATGAGTTTATCAGGAGACGGACAGAGACTGAACG GTTTATTGAGGGTGATTTCGATACATATGTCTCTCAGATTCGGAAGCCACATGTGTGGGGAGGAGAGCCAGAATTGCTCATGGCTTCTCACGTTCTTCA GATGCCGATCACTGTTTATATGCGCGAAGAAGCAGCAGGTGGTTTGATAGCGATCGCGGAGTATGGCCAGGAGTACGGGAAAGAAGACCCGATCCGAGTCCTCTATCATGGCTGTGGCCATTATGAAGCGCTGCATATACCAGGAAACGCTGAGCCCAGGTCAAGACTGTAA